GTATGATGAATCGGGCAACTCCTTCCACTATGTCGACCGCTTCGGCTTCCGGGAGATACCGTTTCAGGAATCGGGACAAGAGTTGGAGCAAGGCCCGCAGATGAGTATGTAACCCAAGTCACTCGCAGCCGGAAGGCTGCTTTATTAATGAAAAGGAGGAATCGACCATGAGTAAAACCCAGGCAGCACCCAAGGCTCCCCAGCAGGATGCACAGACCGCCGCGGAACAGCCCCTGCCCATGAAGGTAGATGTGAAAATCAGCTCCATCCGGCCGGAGGGCAATATCCGTGCTATCGCATCCGTCAATCTGAATGACTGCTTTGCCATCCGCAACGTGAAGGTGATGGACAGCACTAAGGGGCTGTTTGTAGCCATGCCCAGCTACAAGGCCGGAAGCGGTGAATACAAGGACATCTGCTTCCCGGTAACCAAGGAATTCCGGGAGCAGCTGAACAACGTCGTCATTGACGCTTACCATCAGGCTCTGACGCAGAGCCAGGGACAGAACCAGCAGAAGGCGGAAGTATCCCCTTTTGAACAAACGCCGGAGCAGCGCTCCGGCATGCAGATGACGGGACTATAGGTCCCGCCATCCTTGTCACACAACAACTACAACAAAAATATCGGAGGTAAATTAATATGAAGAAATTCCTGAACAAGATCAAGAGAAACCTGTCCAACATGGCGGTCAATATCCGTGACCATCTGACTTTGAAGTATCTCACGGCAAAGACCCTGCTCTGCTCCCAGCGCGGGGAGGGATTTGTGGATACCGCCATAAAAATCCTAATGGCCGTTGTAATCGGCGCGCTTGTCCTCGCCGGGCTCTATGCCCTGTTCGGAGAAACGGTGCTTCCGACCCTGAAGCAGCGGATCACGGACATGTTCAATTATGGGAAGTAACCTGCCGCTGCTGTTGCAGGGCGGACTTTTTACCGCTCTACTGTTCGCGGCTTCCGTGTGCGACGCTAGAAAGCAGCTCATACCGGATTGTATTTGTATTGGGATTGCCTTAACCGGGTTACTGACCTTTACGCCGGAAAAGCTGCTGGGACTCGTAACCGCCGTCATTTTTTTCGGCATTGCCCTCTGGCTTGGCGGTTTGGACGGCGGGGACATCAAGTACACCGCCGCGGTAGGGCTGGTGCTGGGCCTTCACAAAAGCATGGCGGGGATCATCCTTGGTTTTACCGCCATGCTGATATTTCATGCCATATATACCTTGATCCAAAAGGCGCACAGAGGGGATATACGAAAATCATATCCCCTCGCGCCTTTTTTCTCTCTCGGCTGCCTGGCAGCCTATTTCTTTTTTTAGGAGGAACATTCTATGAGCTTTTTGAAAAACCGCACGGTGCTGGGGGCTATCTGCATCGTGCTTTCCCTGATTATCTGTTTTGCGCTGACGCCTCTCTTTAACCAGAGTGTATCGCAGAAAACCACCGTAGTCCGGGTGGTCAAGGACATCCAAAACGGCGAACAAATCTCCAAGGATATGGTGCAGGCTGTGGAGGTAGGCGGCTACAACCTGCCCGAAAACGTCATGACGAAAGCCGATTCGGTGATCGGAAAGTATACCAAGGCAGATTTGTCGCCCGGCGATTACATCCTCGCCGCCAAACTGTCGGACAGCCCGGCTTCGGAAAACGCCTACCTGTATGATCTGAACGGAAGCAAACAGGCCATTTCCGTCACCATCAAGAGCTTCGCGGAGGGCTTATCCGGCAAGCTGGCCTCCGGAGATATTGTCAGCGTCATTGCCCCGGACTACAAAAAGCAGGGCTCCACGGTCATCCCCACCGAGCTGACCTATGTGGAGGTCGTCGGAGTGACCGCCAGTTCCGGCTATGACACCGATCAGGCCGATACACAAACGGATAAATCCACAAGTTCGAATAATGAAAAGCAGCTTCCCGCCACCGTAACCCTTCTTGTATCGCCGGAGCAGGCGAAAATCCTGGCGGAGCTGGACTCTGAGGGAAAGCTCCACCTGTCTCTGATATACCGAGGCACCAAGGATGGCGCCCAGAAATTCCTTGCCATTCAGGATAAACTGCTGGAAGCACTGTATCCGAAACCCTCGCAGAGCCAAAGCGGTACCTCCACAACAGGCAATGCCACATCGACAAGCAGCGCTGCGGGCGGCACATCAACCAGCAGCTCAGCCAAAGCCGCCGCAGCCAATACCGCTGCAGAATCGCAAAGCACGGAAAGCGGGGGACGCTGATGATGAATTTCATGAAAGGGAGTCTTTTCTCCCGAAACCAGCTGAAGCCGCCCCAGGAGGATTTGGAACCGGATGTTCAGGTTCTGGCCGTGTGGGGCAGTCCCGGCAGCGGCAAGACCACCGTCAGTGTGCGCCTTGCCAAGTATCTGGCCGATCATAAGCGCAACGTTGCGTTGCTTCTTTGCGATATGACGGCTCCGATGCTGCCATGTATTTGTCCGCCTGCCGACCTGGAATGCGAACGATCCCTGGGCAGTATTCTGGCGGCGACCCACATCACCGATACCCTCATCCGCCAGAACTGCATCACCCTCAAGAAGATGGGCTATCTGACCATCATCGGTATGATGAAGGGCGAGAATATGTATACATATCCGCCCTATACTCCGGAACTGGCGGTTGAACTCATTGACCACCTGCGGGATGTTGCCCCGTATGTCATCATCGACTGCGGCAGCTACATTGCCTATGATGTCCTCTCGGCGGTTGCGCTTCTGGAGGCAGATTCCGTCCTCCGGCTGGTGAACTGCGACCTTAAATCGGTCAGTTATCTGTCCAGCCAGCTCCCGTTGTTACAGGAACAGAAATGGGACGCGGATAAGCAATACAAGGCGGCATCCAACGTGAAAACCAATCAGGCCGGGGAGCACATCGAGCAGGTGCTGGGCAACATGGCGTTTAAAATCCCGTATTCCTATGAGCTGGAGAATCTGGCGCTGGCGGGAAACCTGCTTGGGGAGCTGGCGCTCAAGGACAGCCGTGGCTTCCGCTCGGAGATCGCCAAAATCGCAAAGGAGGTGTACGGCGCATGAAAAAAGAATCAGGACAGCCGGATATCTTATCTGCTCCAAACATGACGGGCAATCAGAACCTGTTCTTCTCCTCCGGGGAAACGGTCCGGGAGTTCCGCTCGGTGCTGCAGGATGTGCAGGAGTATATCTCCAGCAAATACGCGACGCTGATCACGGACGGAGGAACCGAGGAAGTAAAGGCGCAGGTCAAACGCTATATCACAAAGTATGTGCAGGATTACCGCCTAACTGTGGCCGGTATGACGCAGACGCAGCTGGTGGATGCCTTATACACGGAGATGGCGGAATTCTCGTTTTTAACCAAGTATATCTTCGGCACGGGTATTGAAGAAATTGACGTTAACGCCTGGAACGATGTAGAGGTGCAGTACAGCAATGGTCACACCAGAAAGCTGGACGAACGGTTTGACAGCCCCGCTCACGCAATCAATGTGGTTCGCCGTATGCTCCATGTGTCCGGTATGGTACTGGACAACGCAAGCCCCGCCATCCTGGGGCATCTAAGCAAGAACATCCGTATTGCGGCGTTAAAAACTCCACTGGTGGATGAGGACGTAGGCGTTGCCGCCAGTATCCGTATCGTAAACCCGCAGTCCATGCAAAAGGCTGACTTTATCCGGGGCGGCACCGCCACAGAACCCATGCTGGACTTTTTGGCGGAATGCCTGCGTTATGGGATATCCGTCTGCGTGGCTGGCGCAACCAGCTCCGGCAAGACCACGCTGGCCGGATGGCTCCTGACTACCATCCCCGATAACAAAAGAATATTTACCATTGAGAACGGCTCCCGTGAGCTGGCGCTGATCCGGCAGATGGACGGCAAGATCACAAACAGCGTCATCCATACTTTGACCCGGTTCAGTGAAAATGAAAAACAGAATATCGATCAGGACATCCTACTGGACATGGCTCTGCGCTTTAATCCTGAGATCATTTGTGTGGGTGAGATGCGCGGACCGGAAGCCTACGCCGCCCAGGAGTCAGCCAGAACCGGTCACACGGTGCTGACCACCATCCACTCCAACAGTTGTGAAGCCACCTGGCGTCGCATGGTCACCCTATGCAAGCGCAAGTATGATATGGCGGATAACACACTGATGGATCTGGTTACCGAGGCGTTCCCCATTGTGGTATTCGCCAAGCAGCTCGAAAACAAACAGCGTCGTCTCATGGAGGTTATGGAGTGTGAAATCCTTCCAGACGGTACAAGGAATTACCGCAGCCTCTTCCAGTTCCAGATCACCGAGAACCGCGTGGAAAACGGGAAGTTCATCATCAACGGGAACCACCGGGCGGTACAGGGGATTTCACCCAGCCTGCAGAAGCGCTTTCTGGAAAACGGGATGCCTCAGGACACCTTAAACCGCGTTCTTTCGACAGGAGGTGCAGTAGCTTGACCGCAATCCTTTTAATTGCCTGCGTCGGTATGATTGCCGGCGCTTTTCTGTTGCTCGGAATCTCACCCCTTGCGTTTACCGACGGCCTCTTCGGGTTTCTGACCCGGAAAAACAAGAGTATCCGTTCAGAGATCAACGAGGCCGCCCGGCGCAAAAAAATGTCCTTTTTCCGGCGAGAGATCACGGAGGTGCAGGAAATCCTCAAGATCACCGGACGGAGCAGCCGCTTTTCCCTTATCTGCGCGGCATCCCTGCTGTGCTTTGCCGGCGGCGCCAGCCTTGCCATCCTCATGGGGAATGTTTTTCTGGTGCCGGTGCTGGCAGTCGGTATGATGTTTCTTCCGTTCTGGTACGTCCGATTGACATCAAGCCACTACAAAAAGAACATCGCCGCCGAGCTGGAAACGGCTTTATCCATCATCACCACGGCATATCTGCGGAACGAGGATATCGTGACGGCGGTGGAGGAAAGTCTCCCCTACCTAAACCCACCGGTCCGGAGTGTTTTTGCCGGATTTCTGGCGCAGGTAAAGCTCATCAGTCCGGACATTGACGATGCTCTCCATGCGATGAAGCCGAAAATTGAAAACGAGGTTTTCCGGGAGTGGTGTGACGCCATCGCCGCCTGCCAGTACGACCGAAGCCTGAAAACCACCCTGACCCCCATTGTCAGCAAGCTGTCCGACA
This window of the Methylomusa anaerophila genome carries:
- a CDS encoding SpoVG family protein → MSKTQAAPKAPQQDAQTAAEQPLPMKVDVKISSIRPEGNIRAIASVNLNDCFAIRNVKVMDSTKGLFVAMPSYKAGSGEYKDICFPVTKEFREQLNNVVIDAYHQALTQSQGQNQQKAEVSPFEQTPEQRSGMQMTGL
- a CDS encoding DUF6133 family protein; amino-acid sequence: MKKFLNKIKRNLSNMAVNIRDHLTLKYLTAKTLLCSQRGEGFVDTAIKILMAVVIGALVLAGLYALFGETVLPTLKQRITDMFNYGK
- a CDS encoding prepilin peptidase encodes the protein MGSNLPLLLQGGLFTALLFAASVCDARKQLIPDCICIGIALTGLLTFTPEKLLGLVTAVIFFGIALWLGGLDGGDIKYTAAVGLVLGLHKSMAGIILGFTAMLIFHAIYTLIQKAHRGDIRKSYPLAPFFSLGCLAAYFFF
- the cpaB gene encoding Flp pilus assembly protein CpaB, with amino-acid sequence MSFLKNRTVLGAICIVLSLIICFALTPLFNQSVSQKTTVVRVVKDIQNGEQISKDMVQAVEVGGYNLPENVMTKADSVIGKYTKADLSPGDYILAAKLSDSPASENAYLYDLNGSKQAISVTIKSFAEGLSGKLASGDIVSVIAPDYKKQGSTVIPTELTYVEVVGVTASSGYDTDQADTQTDKSTSSNNEKQLPATVTLLVSPEQAKILAELDSEGKLHLSLIYRGTKDGAQKFLAIQDKLLEALYPKPSQSQSGTSTTGNATSTSSAAGGTSTSSSAKAAAANTAAESQSTESGGR
- a CDS encoding nucleotide-binding protein is translated as MMNFMKGSLFSRNQLKPPQEDLEPDVQVLAVWGSPGSGKTTVSVRLAKYLADHKRNVALLLCDMTAPMLPCICPPADLECERSLGSILAATHITDTLIRQNCITLKKMGYLTIIGMMKGENMYTYPPYTPELAVELIDHLRDVAPYVIIDCGSYIAYDVLSAVALLEADSVLRLVNCDLKSVSYLSSQLPLLQEQKWDADKQYKAASNVKTNQAGEHIEQVLGNMAFKIPYSYELENLALAGNLLGELALKDSRGFRSEIAKIAKEVYGA
- a CDS encoding type II/IV secretion system ATPase subunit: MKKESGQPDILSAPNMTGNQNLFFSSGETVREFRSVLQDVQEYISSKYATLITDGGTEEVKAQVKRYITKYVQDYRLTVAGMTQTQLVDALYTEMAEFSFLTKYIFGTGIEEIDVNAWNDVEVQYSNGHTRKLDERFDSPAHAINVVRRMLHVSGMVLDNASPAILGHLSKNIRIAALKTPLVDEDVGVAASIRIVNPQSMQKADFIRGGTATEPMLDFLAECLRYGISVCVAGATSSGKTTLAGWLLTTIPDNKRIFTIENGSRELALIRQMDGKITNSVIHTLTRFSENEKQNIDQDILLDMALRFNPEIICVGEMRGPEAYAAQESARTGHTVLTTIHSNSCEATWRRMVTLCKRKYDMADNTLMDLVTEAFPIVVFAKQLENKQRRLMEVMECEILPDGTRNYRSLFQFQITENRVENGKFIINGNHRAVQGISPSLQKRFLENGMPQDTLNRVLSTGGAVA
- a CDS encoding type II secretion system F family protein, with the translated sequence MTAILLIACVGMIAGAFLLLGISPLAFTDGLFGFLTRKNKSIRSEINEAARRKKMSFFRREITEVQEILKITGRSSRFSLICAASLLCFAGGASLAILMGNVFLVPVLAVGMMFLPFWYVRLTSSHYKKNIAAELETALSIITTAYLRNEDIVTAVEESLPYLNPPVRSVFAGFLAQVKLISPDIDDALHAMKPKIENEVFREWCDAIAACQYDRSLKTTLTPIVSKLSDMRIVNAELEYLVFEPRKEFIIMAMLVVGNVPIMYLLNKDWYHTLMYTVVGQIILAVCAAAIFISTAFVIRLTKPIEYRR